One region of Strigops habroptila isolate Jane chromosome 11, bStrHab1.2.pri, whole genome shotgun sequence genomic DNA includes:
- the KNTC1 gene encoding kinetochore-associated protein 1 isoform X3: MTERPGRRSPSTSLHNGFNLPQPPRPQRSRTEAPRPALPSRRPDVIMWNDIELLANDDTGSERLPVGLGHECGTALYQVDTLLQITSSEKVSVNPQLCAFNSRDGTIIVVDRSVALLDSTGQSLLMHVQFDTNVDVVGMCQEKQFLVVGERSGNFHLIHIPSKQTLLTKILVEKSSSEKTYLNLFIEKDNAEPGVYHMFILTSNGFFCIMCLPLAKTQEALDKVDMITAKKLQGQIKTAFISTEEYHSLGCQNFVMSNSVNKIHLIVGGRGDYVLSKWEVDTTNNSVSVRSFGDSSLIKDAAKLQVLDNQLFVLDTENILSMWDVYSLTLIWNWPLIHIEEFLLSTESDSSPVIWQGLANVKLIVMTTPDNKQMRSLMVFALPTMQQLYSLEVSVVSSLVQSGIGTDTIYFLEGIYEKHQIPSEGPISIVVMRSLTEALPENRLSRLLHKHKFTEAETFALQFGLDVELVYKVKANTILEKLASASVGSYGPEVWLDLVNEAKENLQKIQDSQFVVDYCINAPWPLYETTQEMLNYAKVRILKNDDRTFAPSSDGAPVSITEVLRAQARLTTFYGAFGLEKFSGIAWTEFLNSEDIFKNILSQLEEGNLSCAQYLWLRHQADFESSFNEKMLENLINAIHFTVPLKELCLWLKNVVIPFLRRVVPKGQKILAKWLEQGARNLELTDKANWPENGLQMAEVFFTSKNQGEMGLTVSGQWTLLRCVDCEEVRRLKKLVNDLQELINLYRKYNCRLALCDFEKENATTIVFRMFDKISAPELVPSILEKFIKPYLCEHNLQKDELLLQYIKDLLERCRTRSTSVFETAWEAKAIAVIGCISDTDLKFDAVLQIMHGAMVPWSAAVEQLVKQHLEMNHIKVKLLQESYRLMEMKKLLRAYGIRDTNLLKDKQMIMRLAKYILKQDTPTSLEDALKIVAAYMLPTVEVYVLRMIDLIDKERGEESLTLLKSLTLAESEKVAERLTLWGTLVLQNKAENSEEQKTQMFMTKTLVEVLKFLFSIQKDNPLKKDECEANLKMFETLATLQEDFDIFLSVEEFRNPSLMSKLLENHIKAHETVRSLSKSRKAQTVNCSSEDGKSKNRSTESRLYKLALLLQRSEQELGEKLALRALDAGKVEDAVKICREFYENHCNEETGKLLFSACQRLCHMLGADVPMITPNDMNLPAVIYEMACQAATICSPDLLLDSLELCKYTLAAKEIYRQCQIENYGFTAKTTSFGGDKDPYEEWTYDDFFKEDGIVLDPQIALPVAYETISSLLPVCENKLYPLDSISLANCAFIKGQNLLLPARTPICAVLQNLMECSQCELALRLIVCSFGSCLQHGVSNNMDLALSEKLHDGNTLAETNRFVIAMKQNSTSVIMSTILALLHKVFNCRLIDQDLALGYCTVLPKEDMFNKLWDVINNTWQNYRKILAVALVGAQLANQSDEAEEKKKFQELVTDAEWGIQLGKLGISFETVFRQPAIRKKELIRTLVQNPKADTDLILNYCSTFKLDSDAALQLCIETLLLQNANTNHVEDDSAECRKKQSHSILLARALEIIPLLKSREELVISLSGMLYKLDPYDYETIEIVLKVIQNADEKNTSIQLNQALSLLKHLKSYKRISSPVDLEHQYVLEHMIPLSPAAQTRLPFHLIFFRTAQCFWNIISAELSEESFPTLLLISKLMKVSLDTLHMSAARHVFEKKLKPKIFEMRNTGYTSIVSKETTKTVQTIQSYLLSIINPEWAVAIAHKIAQEFPTGPDHIQALKFCLHLTEKWLKNTTAKDDSHEKVEVLQKKLHMQYKRAATENVLVTHHLNTGEHLKSVGKPANLITLLYEHHSIDQRIQNPAGRDYPDIHMAAKEIAEINDLDMNKIWDKLLDKWLCPSILPSEKTQEIFGDAQEDEELRRVIYLLQSRPMDYSSRLLFAVTTSATSPIGVTQLTFAHRSRALKCLLYLADTNTVESLFKKTIEKVKLSDWWQNLVWNTKYMIPNCGMAYYRNSRVSIW, encoded by the exons ATGACCGAGCGCCCGGGACGCCGCTCCCCCTCAACAAGCCTTCACAACGGGTTCAACCTCCCTCAGCCACCGCGGCCGCAGCGCTCGCGAACCGAGGCACCGCGCCCCGCCCTCCCATCCAGGCGCCCGGAT GTAATAATGTGGAATGATATTGAACTTCTTGCAAATGATGACACGGGGAGTGAGCGGCTCCCTGTTGGTTTAGGACATGAATGTGGAACTGCATTGTACCAAGTGGATACGTTGCTTCAAATCACATCTTCAGAAAAG GTCTCTGTAAATCCACAGTTGTGTGCGTTCAACTCGAGGGATGGCACGATTATTGTGGTTGACAGATCAGTGGCACTTCTTGACAGTACAGGGCAGTCCCTTCTGATGCATGTTCAGTTTG ATACTAATGTGGATGTGGTTGGCATGTgtcaagaaaaacaatttcttgtGGTCGGTGAGAGAAGTGGCAATTTCCACCTTATTCACATACCCTCAAAACAAACCTTACTAACTAAG ATTTTGGTTGAAAAATCTTCAAGTGAAAAGACTTACTTAAATCTCTTTATTGAAAAAGATAATGCAGAGCCAG gTGTTTATCACATGTTCATTCTCACAAGCAATGGATTCTTCTGCATTATGTGTCTCCCACTTGCTAAAACACAGGAAG CACTTGACAAGGTGGATATGATTACGgcaaagaaa TTACAAGGACAGATAAAGACAGCTTTCATTTCCACAGAAGAGTATCACAGCCTTGGCTGTCAGAATTTTGTGATGAGTAACTCAGTGAACAAAATCCATCTGATAGTTGGG GGTAGAGGCGATTATGTACTCTCCAAATGGGAGGTAGACACTACCAATAACTCGGTGTCTGTTCGAAGTTTTGGTGATTCAAGTCTGATCAAAG ATGCAGCAAAACTTCAAGTTCTTGACAATCAGCTGTTTGTTTTGGATACAGAG AACATTTTAAGCATGTGGGATGTTTATTCTCTTACTCTAATTTGGAATTGGCCTTTAATACATattgaagaatttcttctaaGCACAGAGTCAGATTCTTCTCCAGTCATATG GCAAGGGCTTGCCAATGTTAAACTGATAGTCATGACAACACCAGATAACAAACAG atgaGAAGTCTGATGGTTTTTGCATTGCCCACTATGCAACAGCTCTATTCTTTGGAAGTATCTGTCGTTTCTTCACTTGTTCAAAGTGGGATTGGCACA GATACAATATACTTCTTGGAAGGAATTTATGAAAAACATCAGAT ACCTTCTGAAGGCCCAATTTCTATTGTTGTGATGAGAAGTTTAACTGAAGCCTTGCCAGAAAATAG GCTCAGTCGCTTACTTCATAAGCACAAATTCACCGAAGCAGAGACTTTCGCTCTTCAGTTTGGACTAGATGTTGAG cttgtatataaagtgaaagcaaacactATTTTAGAGAAACTGGCTTCAGCCTCTGTTGGGAGTTATGGTCCTGAGGTCTGGCTGGATCTTGTGAATGAAGCcaaagaaaacctgcaaaaaatTCAG GATAGCCAGTTTGTTGTGGATTACTGCATAAATGCTCCATGGCCACTGTATGAAACCACTCAAGAAATGTTGAACTACGCTAAAGTCAGA ATCTTGAAGAATGATGATAGAACCTTTGCTCCATCATCTGATGGGGCTCCAGTATCCATAACTGAG GTATTGAGAGCTCAGGCAAGGCTTACAACTTTCTATGGAGCTTTTGGACTAGAGAAATtcag TGGCATTGCTTGGACAGAATTCTTGAATAGCGAAGACATTTTCAAGAATATCCTTTCTCAGCTAGAAGAAGGAAATTTATCCTGTGCACAGTACCTCTGGCTTAGGCACCAG gcagattttgaaagcagctttaaTGAGAAAATGCTGGAGAACTTGATTAATGCCATCCATTTCACTGTTCCTTTGAAGGAACTATGTTTGTGGCTTAAAAATGTTGTGATCCCTTTCTTAAGAAGAGTAGTGCCAAAGGGACAG aaaatactagCAAAATGGCTGGAACAAGGTGCTCGAAACCTTGAATTAACGGATAAG GCAAATTGGCCAGAAAATGGACTCCAAATGGcagaggttttttttacaagtaaaaATCAAGGTGAAATGGGACTGACAGTTTCTGGCCAGTGGACTCTTTTG AGATGTGTTGATTGTGAAGAGGTACGTAGGTTAAAGAAGCTGGTAAATGATTTACAAGAGCTAATAAATCTGTACAGAAAATACAACTGCAGGCTGGCACTCTGTGATTTTGAAAAG GAAAATGCAACTACTATTGTGTTTCGCATGTTTGATAAAATTTCGGCACCAGAGCTTGTCCCATCCATTTTGGAGAAGTTTATAAAACCCTACCTGTGTGAACATAATCTACAAAAGGATGAACTACTTCTCCAGTATATAAAG GATTTGCTAGAACGCTGTCGTACACGATCTACTTCCGTATTTGAAACTGCATGGGAGGCAAAGGCAATAGCTGTCATTGGCTGTATCTCTGACACAGAT CTGAAATTTGATGCAGTTCTACAGATAATGCATGGTGCTATGGTACCGTGGAGTGCAGCAGTGGAACAGCTTGTGAAACAGCATCTGGAAATGAACCACATCAA AGTAAAGTTACTGCAGGAAAGTTACCGACTGATGGAGATGAAGAAGCTTTTGCGAGCCTATGGGATAAGAGATACTAATCTTTTAAAGGACAAGCAGATGATAATG agACTAGCAAAATACATTCTTAAACAAGATACCCCTACTTCTTTGGAGGATGCTTTGAAAATTGTAGCAGCATATATGTTGCCCACTGTGGAAGTCTACGTTCTGAGGATGATAGACCTGATTGACAAAGAAAGG ggAGAGGAATCTCTGACTTTGTTGAAATCTCTGACTCTTGCTGAATCTGAGAAAGTTGCAGAGAGATTGACCCTATGGGGAACACTGGTATTACAGAATAAAGCAGAGAATTCTGAAGAG CAAAAAACACAAATGTTTATGACTAAGACACTTGTGGAAGTCCTTAAATTCCTGTTCAGCATTCAAAAAG ACAATCCTCTGAAGAAAGACGAATGTGAAGCAAACctaaaaatgtttgaaacaCTTGCTACCCTGCAG GAAGATTTTGATATCTTTCTTTCAGTTGAAGAATTTAGGAATCCTTCACTGATGTCTAAGCTTCTTGAGAATCACATCAAAGCTCATGAGACTGTCAGATCTCTGTCAAAGTCTAGAAAAGCACAAACAGTGAACTGTAGTTCAGAAGATGGTAAAAGCAAGAACCGCTCTACTGAATCAAGGCTGTATAAactggctctgctcctgcagaggtCAGAGCAAGAACTGGGAGAAAAATTGGCTTTGAGAGCACTGGATGCTGGAAAAGTTGAAGATGCTGTAAAAATATGCAG gGAGTTCTATGAAAATCACTGTAATGAAGAAACAgggaagctgctgttttcagcgTGTCAAAGGCTTTGTCATATGTTAGGAGCTGATGTCCCAATGATTACTCCTAATGATATGAATCTTCCAGCAGTGATCTATGAGATGGCTTGCCAAGCAGCTACGATATGTAGTCCAG ATTTACTACTAGATTCTCTGGAACTATGTAAATATACTTTGGCTGCCAAGGAAATTTACAGACAGTGCCAAATAGAAAACTATGGATTTACAGCAAAG ACAACATCTTTTGGAGGAGATAAAGATCCTTATGAAGAGTGGACTTACGATGACTTCTTTAAAGAAGATGGAATAGTTCTTGATCCACAGATAGCTCTTCCAGTTGCATATGaaactatttcttctcttctgcctgtttGTG aGAACAAGCTGTATCCTCTGGACTCCATAAGCCTGGCCAACTGCGCATTTATTAAAG GACAGAAccttctgctgcctgccagaACTCCCATCTGCGCAGTGCTGCAGAACCTCATGGAGTGCAGTCAGTGTGAGCTGGCTCTGCGGCTGATCGTGTGTTCCTTTGGCTCCTGCCTTCAGCATGGTGTATCAAATAACATGGATCTGGCCCTGAGTGAAAAG CTCCATGATGGCAATACACTGGCTGAAACCAATCGCTTTGTCATTGCTATGAAACAGAACAGTACTTCAGTAATTATGAGCACTATCCTGGCCTTACTACACAAG GTGTTCAACTGTCGTCTCATAGATCAGGACCTGGCACTGGGATATTGCACAGTTTTGCCCAAGGAAGATATGTTCAATAAGCTGTGGGATGTCATAAACAACACATGgcaaaattacagaaaaatcttG GCAGTGGCTCTGGTTGGAGCACAGCTTGCTAACCAATCTgatgaagctgaagaaaaaaagaagttccaAGAACTGGTTACTGATGCAGAGTGGGGTATCCAACTTGGTAAACTTGGT ATTTCTTTTGAGACTGTATTTAGACAACcagctataaggaagaaggaGCTCATAAGAACACTGGTACAAAATCCAAAAGCAGACACAGATCTCATATTGAATTACTGCAG TACTTTCAAGCTGGACAGTGATGCCGCACTGCAGCTTTGCATTGAGACGCTTCTTCTCCAGAATGCTAATACAAATCATGTCGAAGATGACTCTGCAGAATGCAGGAAGAAGCAATCTCATTCCATCTTACTAGCTAGAGCACTGGAAATAATtcctctgctgaaaagcagggaagagcTGGTCATCAGCCTCAGTGGAATGTTGTACAAG CTTGATCCTTATGACTATGAAACTATTGAAATTGTCCTGAAAGTGATACAAAATGCTGATGAAAAGAACACCAGTATCCAGCTGAATCAG GCTTTGAGCCTCCTCAAACATCTGAAATCTTATAAAAGAATTTCCTCACCTGTAGACCTAGAACACCAGTATGTTTTGGAGCACATGATTCCCTTATCTCCAGCTGCTCAAACCAGACTGCCCTTTCATCTGATATTCTTTAGAACTGCACAATGCTTCTGGAACATTATAT ctgcagagctcagtgagGAATCCTTCCCAACACTTCTGCTGATTTCCAAACTAATGAAG GTTTCACTGGATACCTTACACATGTCTGCAGCTCGACATGTCTTTGAGAAGAAACTGaaaccaaaaatatttgaaatgagAAACACTGGATATACATCCATTGTTAGCAAGGAAACAACTAAAACCGTGCAGACCATCCAGTCATATCTGCTGTCTATAATTAACCCAGAGTGGGCTGTAGCTATTGCTCACAAGATTGCTCAAGAATTTCCAACAG gtCCTGACCATATTCAAGCATTGAAATTCTGTCTCCATCTAACTGAGAAATGGCTAAAGAACACTACAGCTAAG GATGACTCTCATGAAAAAGTGGAAGTCCTACAGAAGAAATTACATATGCAGTATAAGCGAGCAGCAACAGAAAACGTCCTAGTAACACATCACCTGAACACTGGAGAGCATTTAAAGTCTGTTGGGAAGCCAGCAAACCTTATCACTTTACTGTATGAACACCACAGTATAGACCAAAGAATCCAAAATCCAGCTGGCAGAGATTATCCAG ATATCCACATGGCAGCTAAGGAGATAGCTGAGATTAATGATTTGGACATGAACAAAATATGGGATAAACTGCTGGATAAATGGCTGTGTCCAAGTATACTGCCCTCGGAA aaaactcAAGAGATCTTCGGAGATGCACAGGAAGATGAAGAACTCCGAAG AGTTATCTATCTACTTCAGTCGCGCCCAATGGATTACAGTTCAAGACTGCTTTTTGCAGTTACAACATCCGCCACATCT CCGATTGGTGTTACTCAGCTGACGTTTgctcacaggagcagagcactTAAATGTCTGCTCTACTTGGCAGATACCAACACCGTAGAATCACTCTTCAAGAAAACCATTGAGAAAGTAAA